From a single Lytechinus variegatus isolate NC3 chromosome 9, Lvar_3.0, whole genome shotgun sequence genomic region:
- the LOC121421643 gene encoding DNA topoisomerase 3-beta-1-like, giving the protein MKEVLMVAEKPQLAQSLAKILSHGSLRSRRGMNGACSVHEYTGTFRGQQAKFKMTSVCGHVFGLDFHPRFNNWDKVDPSELFAAPTEKKEANPNLHMPKFLAIEAKGCDYLVLWLDCDKEGENICFEVINSVDGVMRRPVGREQVVFRAKFSAITDTDIRRAMNTLVEPNKNEAMSVDARQELDLRIGCAFTRFQTKYFQGKYGDLDSTLISYGPCQTPTLGFCVNRHDKIQSFKPEPFWVIQIQVSHDSGRKFNLDWDRVRVFDREVAQMFLNIIKTQKDARVTSVSQKEKSKQRPQALNTVELMRVASASLGMSPHHAMQIAERLYTQGYISYPRTETTSYPENFDLKGTLRQQLSAPWSSEVRVLLDGEFTKPRKGTDVGDHPPITPMRSANEGELGGEAWRLYEYIARHFIATVSPDCRYLLTTIRLMIGEESFSCTGKTLISDGFTAVMPWQAIQDEENLPNVTKGDICSIEEAKLGERQTSPPDYLTESELISLMEKHGIGTDASIPVHIENICQRNYVKVESGRRLVPTRLGIVLVHGYQKIDPDLSLPTMRSAVEEQLNLIAHGRADYDSVLIHTIDIFTRKFLYFVDHIQAMDDLFEVSFSPLAATGKPMSRCGKCHRFMKYISAKPMRLHCPTCEETYSLPQNGSIKLYKEIRCPLDDFELVLWSSGPKGKSYPVCPYCFSHPPFTEMRKGQGCNGCTHPTCAHSLTMLGVAQCIECDEGIMVLDPSSAPKWRLACNKCNIIMNIFEDAHKVTLSGDTCEKCDASILNVNFNKNKTPLEGGETNHKGCIFCDPILTPLTEAQHAKFRRRRGGGGGTVGGGRGRGRGRGRGRGRGGRGRGKPKDKMSQLAAYFV; this is encoded by the exons ATGAAGGAAGTGTTGATGGTGGCGGAGAAGCCACAATTAGCACAGTCTCTTGCTAAAATTCTGTCCCATGGAAGCCTGAGGTCTCGACGCGGAATGAATGGAGCGTGCAGTGTCCACGAATACACGGGGACGTTCCGGGGACAACAAGCCAAGTTCAAG ATGACATCAGTTTGTGGTCATGTCTTTGGCCTGGACTTCCATCCTCGTTTTAACAACTGGGACAAAGTTGATCCG tCCGAGTTGTTTGCAGCCCCCACCGAGAAAAAGGAGGCAAATCCTAATCTTCACATGCCAAAGTTTCTCGCTATAGAG GCCAAGGGATGTGACTATCTTGTACTGTGGCTAGACTGTGACAAAGAAGGTGAAAACATCTGTTTTGAGGTTATCAACAGTGTTGATGGAGTTATGAGGAGGCCAGTGGGAAGAGAACAG GTCGTCTTCCGTGCTAAATTCAGTGCTATCACGGACACGGACATCAGACGGGCCATGAACACCTTGGTCGAACCCAACAAGAATGAAGCAATGTCTGTCGACGCCCGACAAGAACTGGATCTTAGAATCGGATGTGCTTTCACCAGGTTTCAGACTAAGTACTTTcag GGTAAATATGGTGATCTGGACAGTACACTAATATCCTACGGACCATGCCAGACACCTACCCTAGGCTTCTGTGTGAACAGACATGATAAGATCCAATCCTTTAAGCCTGAACCATTCTGGGTTATTCAAATACAG GTATCTCACGATAGTGGAAGGAAATTCAACCTAGACTGGGATCGTGTGAGGGTCTTTGACAGAGAGGTAGCGCAGATGTTCCTCAATATCATCAAAACACAGAAGGATGCAAG AGTAACCTCAGTGTCGCAGAAAGAGAAATCTAAACAGCGCCCCCAGGCTCTTAATACTGTAGAGTTGATGCGTGTGGCGAGTGCATCGCTCGGTATGAGCCCCCATCATGCAATGCAGATTGCCGAGAGACTGTATACGCAAGGATATATTAGCTACCCTCGAACTGAAACCACAAGTTATCCTGAGAACTTTGACCTAAA GGGAACCTTACGACAGCAGTTGTCTGCGCCTTGGAGTTCTGAGGTTAGGGTTCTCCTGGATGGTGAGTTCACCAAACCCCGAAAAGGAACAGACGTCGGTGATCATCCCCCTATAACACCAATGAGATCTGCTAATGAAGGCGAGCTCGGGGGAGAGGCATGGAGGCTGTATGAATATATTGCAAGGCACTTTATTGCTACA GTAAGTCCAGACTGTCGATACCTCCTCACTACCATCCGTTTGATGATCGGTGAAGAAAGCTTCAGCTGTACGGGGAAGACATTGATCAGCGATGGTTTCACTGCAGTCATGCCGTGGCAAGCCATCCAAGATGAGGAGAACCTCCCCAACGTCACCAAGGGTGATATCTGCTCCATTGAAGAG GCTAAACTCGGTGAGCGCCAGACCAGCCCTCCCGACTATCTGACCGAAAGTGAACTGATCTCCCTCATGGAGAAGCATGGGATAGGCACCGATGCCAGTATACCCGTTCACATCGAGAACATCTGTCAGAGGAACTATGTGAAGGTTGAAAGTGGGCGTCGCCTCGTACCCACGCGGCTTGGAATAGTTCTGGTTCATGGTTATCAAAAG ATTGATCCAGACTTGTCTTTGCCCACCATGCGATCTGCTGTGGAGGAGCAGCTGAATTTGATCGCCCATGGCCGAGCTGACTACGACTCTGTGCTGATTCATACCATAGATATCTTTACAAGGAAGTTCCTGTATTTTGTAGATCACATCCAAGCCATGGATGATCTCTTTGAGGTGTCCTTCTCTCCTCTGGCTGCTACTGGGAAACCAATGTCAAG ATGTGGGAAGTGCCATCGTTTCATGAAGTACATCTCGGCCAAGCCGATGCGTCTTCACTGCCCTACCTGTGAAGAGACATACAGTCTCCCTCAGAATGGCTCCATCAAGCTCTACAAAGAGATCAGATGTCCTCTTGATGACTTTGAGCTGGTCCTGTGGTCATCAGGACCAAAGGGAAAG AGCTACCCTGTGTGCCCGTACTGCTTCAGCCACCCCCCTTTCACTGAGATGAGGAAGGGTCAGGGGTGCAACGGTTGCACCCATCCCACCTGTGCTCACTCCCTAACCATGCTGGGCGTGGCTCAATGCATTGAATGCGATGAGGGGATAATGGTGCTGGACCCTTCGTCGGCGCCGAAGTGGAGACTTGCTTGCAATAA ATGTAACATCATAATGAATATCTTTGAAGATGCCCACAAGGTGACCTTGTCAGGTGATACATGTGAGAAGTGCGATGCCTCCATCCTCAATGTCAATTTCAACAAG AATAAAACCCCTCTGGAGGGCGGTGAGACCAACCACAAAGGCTGCATCTTCTGCGACCCCATCCTGACCCCTCTCACCGAGGCCCAGCACGCAAAGTTCCGTCGACGACGAGGCGGAGGAGGGGGTACGGTCGGTGGTGGGAGGGGGCGTGGCAGGGGGAGGGGCAGGGGAAGAGGCAGAGGGGGAAGGGGTAGGGGGAAACCCAAGGATAAGATGTCACAGCTGGCTGCTTATTTTGTTTAG